The following DNA comes from Flammeovirgaceae bacterium.
CCTTACGGTGTTAAGGAAAACCCCAACTCGGTATTGGATGTGGCCGATATCGTGTATGTAAACCCTGTGAACACCGGTTACTCCCGTGTGTTGGACGAGAAAACCCCGCGTGAGACCTTCTTTGGCGTAAATGCCGACATCAAATACCTGGCGGAATGGCTCAACACTTTTGTTACCCGCAAAAACCGTTGGCAATCCCCCAAATACCTGATTGGCGAAAGCTACGGCACCACACGTGTCTCGGGCCTTGCCCTGGAATTGCAAAATTCACAATGGATGTACCTTAACGGTGTGATCCTGGTGTCGCCAACCGGCCTGGGCATCAAAAGGGACGGCCCGGTAGAGGCCGCCAACAGGCTCCCTTATTTCGCTGCGGCCGCCTGGTACCACAAAGTGCTTCCGGCCGACCTTCAGCAAAAGGACCTGACCGATGTGTTGGCGGAAGTGGAACCCTATGCCACCAACGGGCTGTTGCCCGTGATCGCCATGGGCGGGTTTGCCGATCCTCAAAAAAAGAAAGAAGCAGCCGCCAAAATGGCGCGCTACTCCGGGCTCAGCGAAACCTTCATCCTGCAAAACAACCTGGACGTTAGCACCAGGGCATTCTGGAAAGAACTGCTGAGGACCAAGGGCTTTACCATTGGCCGCCTGGATTCCCGCTACCTGGGAATAGACAGGATGGATGCCGGGGAAAACCCCGACTATAGCGCAGAACTTACTTCCTGGCTGCATTCGTTCACACCGGCCATCAACTATTACCTAAGCCAGGAGTTGAAATTCAAAACGGACATAAAATACAATATGTTTGGCCCTGTGCACCCATGGGACAACTCCAACGACCACACAGGCGACAACCTGAGGCAGGCCATGGCACAAAACCCCTACCTCAACGTGATGTTCCAGTCGGGGTACTATGACGGTGCCACCACTTATTTCAACTCCAAGTACTCTATGTGGAATATGGACCCCAGCGGCAAGCTAAAAGACCGCCTTAGCTGGAAAGGGTACCGCAGTGGCCACATGATGTACCTGAGGGCGGAAGATTTGATCAAAGCCAATGATGATGTAAGGGAATTTATCAGGAAATCGTCTTCCAACGGGAAGGCCGCCAAATACTAGCGGCCAACAGCCCTTGTAAACAACTGCCCCACAAACCCAATGGCCCCAAAATGAAATGGAATAGGAACACAAACCCATCGCGTTTAAACTTCCTCGTCCTTTTTGGGGCCATTTGGCTTTTGTCGGCTTGTGGGACAAAACCTGCCCTGGACGGGTTGAGGGACGAGGTGGCCAACACCTTGTCCGGGCAAGAAGGTGATTTTGCGGTGGCGTTCAAAGATTTGTCGTCAGGGGAAACCCTGTTCATCAACGAAAAAGAAACCTTTCATGCCGCCAGCACCATGAAGGTCCCCGTTATGATCGAGGTGTACAAACAGGCCGCACTAGGCAGGTTGTCCCTTGATGATTCCATCGAAGTGAAAAACCAGTTCAAGAGCATCGTTGACAGTTCGCTGTACCACCTGGACAAAAGTGACGACAGCGACACTCTGTTGTATGGCCAGGTAGGCACCAAGAAGATGCTTCATGACCTCGTTTATGACATGATCATTGTAAGCAGCAACCTTGCCACCAATATCATAATTGGGTTGGTGGACGGAAAAAAGGTGACGGCCACCATGCGCGGGCTTGGTGCGCCCGATATTTTGGTTTTGCGCGGTGTCGAAGACCAGAAGGCATATGAAGCCGGCCTGAACAACACCACCACCGCCTATGACCTCATGGCCATCTTTGAAAAACTTGCCCAGGGCGAGGCGGTTGGCCCCGATGCAGACCAACAGATGACCGATATCCTGCTCGACCAAAAGTTCAACGAGATCATACCCGCCAGGCTCCCCGCCAACGTGAAAGTGGCGCATAAAACCGGGAACATAACGGGCGTGCAACATGACGCTGCGCTGGTCATCCTCCCCAACGGAAAAAAATATGTATTGGTGCTGCTTTCCAAAAACCTAAAGGATGTTGAAGCCGGTGTCGCGGCCATGGCCAACGTTTCCGAAATGGTTTACCACTACGTGGCAAATAAATAATCAGGGCAGCGCCATTCGTCCTTTCCCGGTAATTTTTCCACACAAATCAGTACCTTTCATTTTCAACCAAAAGAAATTGCCTATGGAACCTTCACGGCCGGTCAAGAAAATCGGGGTTTGGACCAGCACCTCCCTGGTGATTGGCAACATGATTGGCGCGGGCGTGTTCCTGATGCCATCCGCCCTTGCCAGCTACGGGGGCATTAGCCTTGTCGGCTGGGTTTTTTCCGCAGGCGGGGCCATATTTTTGGCGCTGCTGTTTGGAAAGCTGAGCAAAATGATGCCAACCGGTGATGGTGGCCCCTACGCCTACACCCGAAAGGGGTTTGGGGATTTTCCGGGGTTCCTGGTGGCCTGGGGGTACCTGATTTCCACTTTGGCCACCAATGCCACCATAGCCGTTTCGTTTGTGGGGGCAATGAGCCTGTTTTTCCCCGTATTGGGCACCAGCGCCCCGGCCGCAGTGGTGACGGCCCTGTCCAGTATCTGGCTGCTCACCTGGATCAATACGTTGGGCGTGCGCGCTGGGGGCAAAGTGCAGTTGATAACCACGTTGCTCAAACTGGCCCCGCTTTTTCTTATTGCCTTGGGTGGCCTCTTCTTTATTAAGCTGGAATATTTTCAACCTTTTAACCTGAGTGGGCTATCCAGCTTTGAAGCGGTGACCGCCACGGCCGCCATGACCTTGTTTGCTTTCCTGGGCGTGGAGTGCGCCACCATCCCTTCAGGGGCGGTGGAAGACCCGGAAAAAACCATCCCCCGGGCCACCCTGATCGGAACGGTGATAACCACTGTGGTGTATATTTTTGGAACCTTCTCCGTGCTGGGTGCCGTGCCGCCTTCGGTGCTGCAAACTTCCCTTACCCCGTTTGCCGATGCGGCAGCGGTCATGTTTGGCGAAAGCTCAAAATACTGGGTAGGCGCAGGCGTGGCCATCTCGGCTTTTGGGGCTTTAAATGGCTGGATACTGATCCAGGGCCAGGTTCCCTATGCGATTGCAAAGGACAAATTGTTCCCTTCCGTTTTTGCCAAAGAAAATAAAAAAGGGGCCCCCGCTATGGGCATAGTCATCTCCAGCTTGTTTGTCTCTTTGTTGGTGGGAATGAACTATACAAAAGGCCTCGTGGAACAGTTTGAATTCCTGGTGTTGCTTACCACCACCACCATCCTGATCCCTTATTTGTTCTCGGCAGGTGCACTTGTTATTTTATATGCAGAAAGGAAAATATTTAACACCAAAGGGTGGGCCAACACCATTTTTATAGGAACGGGCGCTTTTCTATTTTCCCTTTGGGCCGTGGCCGGCACCGGGCAGGAGTCTGTATTCTGGGGGTTCCTCCTGCTGCTTGCAGGCATACCGTTTTATATTTGGGTAACCATTAACAGGAACAAAAAAAATTGATGTACACCTCACACTCGGAATTTGGAAAACTGAAATCCGTTTTTATCAAGGGGGCACGGGAAGCCTTTGTCAGTGACCAGCACCTTGAAAAAAACTGGAATGGGCTTAACTATTTGGCCAAGCCCGATTTCGCCAAGGCCACGGAAGAGTACCAAAAGTTTGAAGCCTTGCTCGCACAATCCGGTGCCGACATACACTACCTTCCGCAGGACGACAAGGTAAACATGGATTCCATTTATTGCAGGGACGCCTCCATTGCCACCAACCACGGCATCATCCTTTGCAACATGGGCAAGCAGGGCCGCGCCCATGAGCCCCGTGCCGAAAAAGAGGCTTATGAAATGTACCAAATGAAAATCCTTGGCGGGATAAAGCCGCCCGGCACCCTGGAAGGTGGTGATGTGGCCTGGCTGGACGAACACACGCTGGCGGTAGGATTGACCTACCGCACCAACGAGGAAGGCATCAACCAGTTGAAAAATTTACTTTTGCCCCATGGCATCACGGTCATGGTGGTGCCCCTGCCCCATTACAAAGGCCCTTCGGATGTATTCCACCTGATGTCCATATTAAGCCCTGTGGACCGTGACCTTGCGGTGGTGTATTCGCCCCTAATGCCCATTGCCTTCAGGAATGAGTTGCTGCACAGGGGCTTTCGGCTGGTGGAAGTCCCGGAAGAAGAATTTGAGACGATGGGCTGCAATGTGCTGGCAACGGCACCTGGAAAATGCCTGATCGTAAAAGGCAACCCTAAGACGGAAGCCTTATTGAAGCAGGCAGGGTGCGAGGTCATTGCCTACGAGGGCAGTGAAATAAGTGTAAAAGGAGGTGGTGGCCCCACCTGCCTTATCCGTCCCATACTCCGCTACCGGTAGTTTCAGGGCCAATCGTTCAGGCCCCAATCATAGTCGAGGTAAGAGACCTGTGCCCCGGCCTTGATTTTCACAGGCGAGTATTGGTTCAAAAAATCAATAAGGGTGCCGTTTTTGGTGAAGTCCCCACT
Coding sequences within:
- a CDS encoding serine hydrolase — translated: MKWNRNTNPSRLNFLVLFGAIWLLSACGTKPALDGLRDEVANTLSGQEGDFAVAFKDLSSGETLFINEKETFHAASTMKVPVMIEVYKQAALGRLSLDDSIEVKNQFKSIVDSSLYHLDKSDDSDTLLYGQVGTKKMLHDLVYDMIIVSSNLATNIIIGLVDGKKVTATMRGLGAPDILVLRGVEDQKAYEAGLNNTTTAYDLMAIFEKLAQGEAVGPDADQQMTDILLDQKFNEIIPARLPANVKVAHKTGNITGVQHDAALVILPNGKKYVLVLLSKNLKDVEAGVAAMANVSEMVYHYVANK
- a CDS encoding carboxypeptidase encodes the protein MKLHVTLLLAFGLVMSTLAQDRKLPADTTVVTTHEVTVKGKRFPYTATTGTQPVWDKDGKVIASLYYTYYERSDIKDRASRPLLISFNGGPGSASVWMHIAYTGPRVLLIDDEGYPVQPYGVKENPNSVLDVADIVYVNPVNTGYSRVLDEKTPRETFFGVNADIKYLAEWLNTFVTRKNRWQSPKYLIGESYGTTRVSGLALELQNSQWMYLNGVILVSPTGLGIKRDGPVEAANRLPYFAAAAWYHKVLPADLQQKDLTDVLAEVEPYATNGLLPVIAMGGFADPQKKKEAAAKMARYSGLSETFILQNNLDVSTRAFWKELLRTKGFTIGRLDSRYLGIDRMDAGENPDYSAELTSWLHSFTPAINYYLSQELKFKTDIKYNMFGPVHPWDNSNDHTGDNLRQAMAQNPYLNVMFQSGYYDGATTYFNSKYSMWNMDPSGKLKDRLSWKGYRSGHMMYLRAEDLIKANDDVREFIRKSSSNGKAAKY
- a CDS encoding amino acid permease translates to MEPSRPVKKIGVWTSTSLVIGNMIGAGVFLMPSALASYGGISLVGWVFSAGGAIFLALLFGKLSKMMPTGDGGPYAYTRKGFGDFPGFLVAWGYLISTLATNATIAVSFVGAMSLFFPVLGTSAPAAVVTALSSIWLLTWINTLGVRAGGKVQLITTLLKLAPLFLIALGGLFFIKLEYFQPFNLSGLSSFEAVTATAAMTLFAFLGVECATIPSGAVEDPEKTIPRATLIGTVITTVVYIFGTFSVLGAVPPSVLQTSLTPFADAAAVMFGESSKYWVGAGVAISAFGALNGWILIQGQVPYAIAKDKLFPSVFAKENKKGAPAMGIVISSLFVSLLVGMNYTKGLVEQFEFLVLLTTTTILIPYLFSAGALVILYAERKIFNTKGWANTIFIGTGAFLFSLWAVAGTGQESVFWGFLLLLAGIPFYIWVTINRNKKN